The Cupriavidus necator DNA window CCTGCTGCGCCCGGAATCGGGCGAGATCCGATGGAACGGGTGTGCGGTGGCGGCGAGCCGGCCGCTGCCCGATTCCGCATACCTCGGTCACCGCAACGGCCTGAAAGCGGAGCTGAGCGCGCTGGAGAACCTGCGCAGTGCCTGCGCGCTGTACGGTTGCCGCACGGATCGTGCGCACCTGCAGCGGGTGCTGGCACAAGTCGGGCTGGCCGCTGGTGCCGACACCGCTCTCGGGCTGTTGTCGCAGGGGCAGCAGCGCCGGGTTGCGCTGGCGCGTGTGCTGTCCAGTGGCGCGAAGCTATGGCTGCTCGACGAGCCGACCACCGCACTCGACCAGTCCAGCATCCGGGCCTTTGAGGGATTGTGCGAACACCATCTGCAGTCGGGCGGCATGCTGGTGTTTGCGAAC harbors:
- the ccmA gene encoding cytochrome c biogenesis heme-transporting ATPase CcmA gives rise to the protein MLEAVSLTAARGDRPIFIRLGLRVEPGQAVHVTGANGSGKTTLLRILAGLLRPESGEIRWNGCAVAASRPLPDSAYLGHRNGLKAELSALENLRSACALYGCRTDRAHLQRVLAQVGLAAGADTALGLLSQGQQRRVALARVLSSGAKLWLLDEPTTALDQSSIRAFEGLCEHHLQSGGMLVFANHYPLRLVAARMRELAIPAIADRSQQEAACWIRS